The Planctomycetota bacterium genome includes a window with the following:
- a CDS encoding SDR family oxidoreductase produces the protein MPTAVVTGANRGIGLEFTRQLLLDGYTVFAACRKPEDAAELQQLAESSDGRCRVVPLDVADEQSCRALPDHVDRAVDLLINNAGVHGPKELDQQQLGGIVSQDAQHVFAVNVVGPMLVTQALLDRLGSGSKVLMLSSGLGSIACIRAGRPMVYAASKAALNMLSRGFGMDLVDRGITCVAIQPGWVRTDMGGPDADISVEESVTAMLATVKTLGPADAGRFIGLDGADFPW, from the coding sequence ATGCCAACCGCCGTCGTAACCGGAGCCAACCGCGGAATCGGACTCGAGTTCACCCGTCAGCTCCTGCTCGACGGCTACACCGTTTTCGCCGCTTGCCGAAAGCCCGAAGACGCTGCCGAGCTGCAGCAGCTCGCCGAGTCGTCCGACGGGCGTTGCCGCGTCGTACCGCTCGACGTGGCTGACGAGCAAAGCTGCCGTGCCCTGCCGGATCACGTCGACAGAGCCGTCGATCTCCTGATCAACAACGCCGGCGTGCACGGGCCGAAGGAACTCGACCAGCAGCAGCTCGGCGGGATCGTCAGCCAGGACGCACAGCACGTGTTCGCCGTCAACGTCGTCGGGCCGATGCTCGTGACGCAAGCGCTGCTCGATCGTCTCGGCAGCGGCTCGAAAGTGCTGATGCTCAGCAGCGGCCTGGGCTCAATCGCCTGTATCCGAGCCGGTCGCCCGATGGTCTACGCGGCGAGCAAGGCGGCGCTCAACATGCTGTCGCGCGGCTTCGGCATGGACCTGGTCGACCGGGGCATCACGTGCGTGGCGATCCAACCGGGCTGGGTCCGCACCGACATGGGCGGGCCGGACGCGGACATCTCCGTCGAGGAGTCCGTCACCGCCATGCTCGCGACCGTCAAGACGCTCGGGCCAGCCGACGCCGGTCGATTCATCGGCCTGGATGGTGCCGATTTTCCCTGGTAA